The genomic DNA ATGCAGCAGCATTAAACGGTGTAGATGCCATAGCTTTTACAGGCGGTGTAGGAGAAAATGATTCAGCTGTAAGAAGAGACATATGCAACGGGTTAAAATTCCTCGGAGTAGAGCTGAATGAAGAAATAAATGAAAAAAGAATCAGCGGAGATGTAGAATTAAGCACTGCAGCTTCCAAAGTAAGAATATTCAAAATAGAAACAGCAGAAGAATTAATGATAGCAAGAGATACATACGCTTTAGCAAAATAATGAAAAAAAAGGAAACAGTGATGTTATTTTATACCATAACACTGTTTCTTTTTTATTAAATATTAATTGACAAAAATTATCAATTTTGATAACATTTGTATATAGAATGGTTTTTTAAATGGAATATTTTAAATATTTGGAATTAATAACGGCAGAAAACAATTTTGGATTATTGGGAGTGGTATGAAATGATAATATTGGCAGATGAATCTGGAACTGCAAGGATTACAGCAAGAGGAATCCTCGTTTTATTATTGGTGATGTGCTTTCCTTTTCTAACAATGAGCAACAGAGAGGAAGTTAAAGCGGCAGCGGTAAATGACAGAAATCAAAGTGTAGATGAGATTTCAAAAGAATTGTCAAATCCTGTGTCTTCTTTATATATTTTTCCTTTTGAATACGATTTTGACGGTGATGTAGGACCGAATTACGGAAAAAGAAATACTTTGAATATACAGCCTGTAATACCTGTAAATCTTGGTAAAGACTGGAAAGTAATAATAAGAACAATAATTCCTCTGATACAGCAAAATGATATATACGGAGATACTTCGCAAAAGGGTGTGGGAGACATTGAACAGAGCTTCTTTTTTGCACCGCAGAGCAGTTCGTCGCAGGGAGCAAATAAGCTTATATGGGGTGTGGGACCTATCGTAAATATTCCATTGGGCAATGATGATTTCAGCTCTAAAAAGTGGGCTTTTGGACCTGCTGCTACGCTTGTGGTACAGACAGAAAACTGGACTTTCGGAGGTCTTGCAGAGCAATTATGGTCAACAGGCGGTGAAGGTGACAGAGATATTAACGAAACATCAGTTCAGCCATTTGTGGCGTATCATATAAAAGGCGGGTGGACGGTAAGCGGAAATGTGGAGCTTGATTATGACTGGGTAGATAATGAGCTCAGTGCCCCTTTGGAAGTGGGAGTGGGAAAAATAGTGAAGCTGGGCGGAGTAGTACCGTTAAGTATTGGAATATCTCCGCGTTACTATCTGAAACGTACTGATATGGATCCAAGATGGGGCGTAAAATTGATGTTTGTAGTTGTATTATAATATAAAAATATATAGTTATAAAAAACGGGTCAAACAGAATACCCGTTTTTTTAATCTGGTATTATTCGTTATTTTATTGATTACTCAATACTGAAGCTCTGTTTAGTTATAAGGAGTGCTATTATCAGCCGGATGAATTACTGTGCTTTTGTTTTTCAGGCTGCTGAATATTCAGTAAATAATAAATGATTTTGATAATTGTTAACAGATTCAGTAATGATTATCAAAAAAAATTAATGTATTGAATATAATAGATAAAAATAGATTGTGAAAATATTAATTTTTAAATAATTGCATATATAAATGAAAAATAATTTATTCGATAAAATAAAATGAAATAATCGGAACAAAATAATTGTCTGTATTACTTTTGAATAAAGTCGTAGAAAGATTTTAACATATAGAAAACTAATGATAAAAAGTTGTTTTTGAAAAAATATATATAATTAAAGGGAAATACAAGATTTAACTTGACTTAAAAGCTATTTAGTGTATAATATCGTTATGTAAATTTTCTTTGTGAAAAAATTAACTTAGTAAGATAAACAAAATGTTTAATATCAAAAAAAATTTAATATAAAAATATTTGATTGACAAAATAAAGGAGGAAAAGAAATGTGTGCAAACAAATTAAAAGAAGCAGGTTTTAGAGAACTTGATGTTTTTATTGATTCGCTGGAAACTAAAAAAGGATCTCTGATTTCTGTTTTGCACAAAGCTCAGGGGATCTTCGGATACTTGCCTAGGGAGATTCAGGAGTATGTTGCGGAGAAATTAAATGAATCTCTGGCTAATGTTTACGGAGTTGTTAGTTTTTATTCATTTTTTACAATGGTGCCGAAAGGGGAACATGCAGTTTCAGTATGCATGGGAACAGCTTGCTATGTAAGAGGAGCGGATAAAGTGCTGGGTGAATTCCAAAAAGAACTAGGAATCAAATCAGGAGAAACAAGTCTTGACGGTAAGTTCTCAATAGATGCTTTAAGATGTGTAGGTGCCTGCGGTATCGCACCAGTGGTATTAGTTGGTGAAAAAGTGTATAAAAAAGTAGAAGTAAAAGAAGTAAAGAAAATTATAAATGAATATAAATAATTTAGGAGGGAACTTATGTCACGTGTGACTTCTATAGAAGAGTTAAATACTTTAAAAGACAGTATTAATAAAGGCAGAAAATACAGCAAGCAAGTTCTTATATGCGGTGGAACAGGTTGTATTTCCTCAGGCAGTAATGATATAGCTGCTAAAATGGAAGAAAGAGTGAAAGCTCTGGGAAAAGAAGATGAAATAAGAGTAATAAAAACAGGATGTTTTGGGTTTTGTGAAAAAGGTCCGATAGTAAAAATGCTTCCTGATAATACATTTTATACAGAAGTAACACCTGAAGATGTGGATAAGCTGGTAGATAAACATCTTATAGGTGATGAAAAAGTAGAGGAGCTATTATATGTAGATCCTGTTTCTAAAAAGAGAATAAGTGATTCAGATCATATGGATTTCTACAAAAAACAGGAAAGAGTAGCTTTAAGAAACTGCGGACTGGTAGATCCGGAAGATATTGATGATTATTTTCTGCATGACGGGTATACAGCGCTTCATAAAGTAACTGGAATGGAGCAGCAGGCAGTAATAGATATTATAAAAAATTCAGGTCTTAGAGGAAGAGGCGGAGCCGGTTTCTCGACAGGAATGAAGTGGCAGTTTGCACTAAATAACAAAGCAGATCAAAAATATGTAGTATGTAACGCCGATGAGGGAGATCCGGGAGCATTCATGGACAGATCAATCCTCGAGGGAGATCCGCATTCTATAATAGAAGCTATGGCAATCTGCGGATATGCTATAGGAGCAACTAAAGGTCTTGTATACATAAGAGCAGAGTATCCTCTGGCTATAAAAAGACTTAAAATAGCTTTGGAAGAAGCAAAAGAAAGCGGAGTTTTAGGAACAAATATATTTAATTCAGGTTTTGAATTTGATATTGAAATAAAATACGGTGCAGGAGCATTCGTATGCGGTGAAGAAACAGCACTTATCCATTCAATGGAAGGACACAGAGGAGAACCTACAACAAAACCTCCGTTCCCGGCAGAGCACGGATATAACGGATACCCTACAAATGTTAATAACGTAGAAACTCTGGCAAATATACCTGTTATTATAAACAAAGGAGCAGACTGGTTCAAATCATTCGGTACAGAAAAATCATCAGGAACAAAAGTATTTGCTCTTGCAGGAAAAATAAATAACGTAGGACTTATAGAGGTACCTATGGGAACTACTTTGAGAGAAGTTATTTATGAAATCGGCGGAGGAATCAAAGACGGGAAAAAATTTAAGTCAGTTCAGACAGGAGGACCTTCTGGAGGATGCCTGACTGAAAAACACCTTGATGTAGCAATAGATTTTGACAGTTTGATGGAACAGGGATCTATGATGGGATCTGGCGGAATGATAGTTATGGACGAAGATGACTGTATGGTAGCAGTGTCGAAATTCTATCTGGAATTCACAGTAGAAGAATCATGCGGAAAATGTACTCCGTGCAGAATAGGAAACCAAAGACTTCTTGAAATACTGGAAAAAATAACAAAAGGAAACGGAACGGAAGATGATTTAAGAAAATTAAAAGAACTTTCTAACGTAATAAAAGATACTTCATTATGCGGTCTTGGGCAAACAGCGCCAAATCCGATATTATCTACATTAAATAACTTCTGGGATGAATATGAAGCACACGTAAAAGATCATAAGTGTCCTTCAGGTCAATGTACTGCACTGCTGAAATATGTGATAAATGACAAATGTATAGGATGTACTGCCTGTGCGAGAGTTTGTCCGGTATCATGTATAGAAGGAAAAGTAAAAGAAAAGCACGTTATCGAGCAGGATAAATGTATTAAGTGCGGTGCATGTTATGACAAATGTAAATTCAGTGCAATAGACAGAATATAATTAAAGATAGGGAGTGAAAGTTCAATGAGTCAAAAACTTGTAAATGTAACAGTTGATGATATAAAAGTACAAGTTCCTGAAGGAACAACGATATTAGCTGCTGCAAAAAGTGCAGGAGTAAACATTCCAACATTATGCTATCTGAATCTGGCAGATTTTGGATGTGTAAATAAAACAGCTTCATGCAGAGTCTGCGTTGTTGAAGTGGAAGGAAGAAGAAATCTGGCTCCTTCTTGTGCAACACCTGTTAATGAAGGAATGATAGTAAAAACTAATACAATAAAAGCCTTGAATTCAAGAAAGATAGTATTGGAACTATTACTATCAGACCATCCTAAAGATTGTCTTGTTTGTCAGAAATCCGGAGAATGCGAACTTCAGGATCTGGCACATGAATTCGGGATAAAAGAGATAGCTTATGAAGGTAAAGAATCTACATACAGAAAAGATATATCAAAGTCTATAATCAGAGATATGGACAAATGTATAATGTGCAGAAGATGTGAAACAATGTGTAACGAAGTTCAGACAGTAGGAGCTCTTTCAGGAGTAAACAGAGGTTTTGACGCAGTTGTTGCCCCTGCAATGGAAATGGATTTAAATGATTCAGTATGTACTTACTGCGGACAGTGTGTTGCCGTGTGCCCTACAGGTGCATTAGTAGAAAGAGATGCTACATGGGATGTATTATCAGCACTTGCTGATCCTACAAAAACAGTTATTGTACAGACAGCACCTGCAGTAAGAGTAGCACTTGGAGAAGAATTCGGATATGCTCCAGGAACTTCCGTAACTGGTAAAATGGTTTCATCACTTAGAAAATTAGGTTTTGACAGAGTTTTTGATACTGATTTTGCAGCAGATTTAACAATTATGGAAGAAGCATCTGAGCTGTTAGACAGACTAACACGTCATTTAAACGGTGATACAAGTGTAAAATTACCTATTTTGACATCTTGCTGTCCGGCATGGGTAAAATTCTTCGAGCATAATTTTAATGACTTATTAGATGTACCGTCAACTGCTAAATCACCAATGCAGATGTTTAGTGCCGTGGCTAAAAATGTATTTGCCAAGGAACTGAATGTGGACAGAAAAGATCTGATAGTAGTTTCTGTAATGCCTTGTCTTGCTAAAAAATATGAGGCAGGAAGAGAAGAATTCTCTAAAGACGGAGATTTTGATACAGATATAGTTCTTTCTACAAGAGAGCTAGCAAGATTAATAAAACAGGCTAATATAAATTTCAATATTCTGAAAGACGAAGAATTTGATAATCCTCTTGGAGAATCAACAGGAGCAGGGGTAATTTTCGGAAGAACCGGAGGAGTTATAGAAGCTGCTCTTAGAACAGCCGCAGACTGGTATACAGGAAAAAGCCTTGAAAATATAGATTATGAAGCTGTAAGAGGTTTTGAAGGTGTAAGAAGTGCAGATGTAAAAGTCGGAGATCTGGATCTAAAAATAGGAATAGCTCATGGTCTTGGAGAAGCAAGAAAGCTTCTTGAAGAAGTAAGAGAAGGAAAATCTATGTATCATGCAATAGAAATAATGGCATGTAAAGGCGGATGTATCGGCGGCGGAGGTCAGCCTTACCATCACGGAAACACTTCTATACTGAGAAAGAGAACAGAGGCAATAAAAATAGAAGATGAATCTAAAGCAATAAGAAAATCACATGAAAATCCATATATTAAAAAACTGTACAATGAATATTTCAAAGAGCCGATGAGCCATCAGGCACATGAGCTTTTACATACTAAATATTTCAAAAAACATAAAATCTAATAAAAAGCAAAAAGCTGTTCAAATTATTATGAGAACAGCTTTTTGTATCATTTTATGTAGAAAGTATATAAATTATATTTAATAAAAATCAAAATAGCAATGTTTAAAAGTACTATTTTTATAAAAAAATTTGCTTTTTAGTATAAAATTTTGTATAATTTATACGAACATACCAAAACTAAAATAATAAGTAGGAGGAAGTCAAATGAAGAAAGGGATGAAAAATCTTTCGCTTCTTTTGGGAGTAGCTGTAGCATCACAAGTTTCAAGCGCTATAACAGTGGATTTGAAGCCTGGTGTATTAGGTTACAGAACAATAACAAAAGATGAATTTGGAGAAAAGCCAAATAGTTTTGAGCCTGGAGCAAGTATTGGTCTGGAAATTATGTCAGGGAAGCCTGAAGACGGTTTTAGATGGGGACTTGGTTCTGAGTATCAAACTGAATTGAATGGTAAAAGAGGATATAAGGCATTTTCATCAGTACCGGTTTACGCAGTATCAAGAATAGGAATCGGACATAGTTCTACAGGGAATGCATTTTACATACCGGTAAGATTAGGGTATCAGTTTAACTTTGAAGACAGAGACACTATAAAAGAAGCAAAAGACGGATTTTATTACGCAGCAGGTGTGGGTAAACAATTCGCACCGTGGTTTAATGCTGAACTTTTATATGAAGGATCTACATATAAATTAACAGATAATAACGATAAGAATCACAGCGGAACTGAAAGTCAGGTTTCACTTAAATTAGGTTTCACTTTTGGAGCAGGGGAAAAGAGAGATTATCCTGTATTACCAGCTGCAAGACCAGTTGAACCAATAGTAGTAACACCTGAGAAGCCTGCACCAATAGGAAAAACTATGGACTTAACAGTTTCGGGAGCATACTTTGATTTTGACAAAGCAACAGTAAAAGAAAATGCTAAGCAAGAGATAAGAGGAGCTGCTCAGCAGATCAAAAATCTGAACCAAAACAACAACCTAACAGGTGTATTAGATATAGCAGGACATACAGATTCTAAGGGAGCAAAAGAATACAACCAAAAGCTGTCTGAAAGAAGAGCGGCTGCAGTTGCCGATGTTTATACACAGGTTATCGGAACTGGAAACGGAATTAGATATAACGTAGCAGGATATGGTGAGGACAGACCAGTTGCACCAAATACACTGCCTAACGGTAAGGACAATCCTGAAGGAAGAGCAAGAAACAGAAGGGTTGAAGTTAAATTCTATCCTGATAATAAAATTATCAGAGAAAACAACACAAATTATGAACTGGATGTTGAGTCTCAAATCAAATAAAATATTGACAAACATCAGTAATTATTGTAAAATTTAATAGTATAAATATATCAAGGAGGAAAATATGAAAAAGATAGGAATTATATTAATGATATCTTCAGTAGTAGCTTCAGCAGCTGCTAAAACAACAAAAACTACAACTACAGCACCTACAGCAACAATGACATTCGAACAGAGATACGATGCAATATCTAATCAATTAGATGCATTAAGAGCAAAGGATGATCAAAGATTTCAATTAGAGCAACAAAAAGCTGATAATGCACAGGCAGAATTAGATAAGCAAGTAGAAATGAGAGATGAATTACAGGCTAAATATGAAGAGGCTGCTCAATTAGCTAAAATTTCTTATTACAAAAATACTTACGGACCAGTAGCTAATCAATACAAAGATCTATTAGGAAAATTAGATTCTTCAATCAAAGAAAACCAAAAAATTATAGACAATTTTGAAAAATTAAGCGCAGCTAGAGACGCTTACGCTCAATAATTTTTTAAATAATAAAAATTTTTTAGGAGGAAAAATGAAAAAGATAGTTTTAACTGGATTATTTATAGCAGCTTCATTATCATTTGCTGCAACAGCTACTGATATAGAAAGACAGGCAGCAGCTATTGACCAACAAATACAGGTTATAGAAAACAGAACAAGCCAAACATTAGCAGCTGAACAGCAAAAAGCTGAAGTAGC from Sebaldella termitidis ATCC 33386 includes the following:
- a CDS encoding transporter; translation: MIILADESGTARITARGILVLLLVMCFPFLTMSNREEVKAAAVNDRNQSVDEISKELSNPVSSLYIFPFEYDFDGDVGPNYGKRNTLNIQPVIPVNLGKDWKVIIRTIIPLIQQNDIYGDTSQKGVGDIEQSFFFAPQSSSSQGANKLIWGVGPIVNIPLGNDDFSSKKWAFGPAATLVVQTENWTFGGLAEQLWSTGGEGDRDINETSVQPFVAYHIKGGWTVSGNVELDYDWVDNELSAPLEVGVGKIVKLGGVVPLSIGISPRYYLKRTDMDPRWGVKLMFVVVL
- a CDS encoding complex I 24 kDa subunit family protein; the protein is MCANKLKEAGFRELDVFIDSLETKKGSLISVLHKAQGIFGYLPREIQEYVAEKLNESLANVYGVVSFYSFFTMVPKGEHAVSVCMGTACYVRGADKVLGEFQKELGIKSGETSLDGKFSIDALRCVGACGIAPVVLVGEKVYKKVEVKEVKKIINEYK
- the nuoF gene encoding NADH-quinone oxidoreductase subunit NuoF; translation: MSRVTSIEELNTLKDSINKGRKYSKQVLICGGTGCISSGSNDIAAKMEERVKALGKEDEIRVIKTGCFGFCEKGPIVKMLPDNTFYTEVTPEDVDKLVDKHLIGDEKVEELLYVDPVSKKRISDSDHMDFYKKQERVALRNCGLVDPEDIDDYFLHDGYTALHKVTGMEQQAVIDIIKNSGLRGRGGAGFSTGMKWQFALNNKADQKYVVCNADEGDPGAFMDRSILEGDPHSIIEAMAICGYAIGATKGLVYIRAEYPLAIKRLKIALEEAKESGVLGTNIFNSGFEFDIEIKYGAGAFVCGEETALIHSMEGHRGEPTTKPPFPAEHGYNGYPTNVNNVETLANIPVIINKGADWFKSFGTEKSSGTKVFALAGKINNVGLIEVPMGTTLREVIYEIGGGIKDGKKFKSVQTGGPSGGCLTEKHLDVAIDFDSLMEQGSMMGSGGMIVMDEDDCMVAVSKFYLEFTVEESCGKCTPCRIGNQRLLEILEKITKGNGTEDDLRKLKELSNVIKDTSLCGLGQTAPNPILSTLNNFWDEYEAHVKDHKCPSGQCTALLKYVINDKCIGCTACARVCPVSCIEGKVKEKHVIEQDKCIKCGACYDKCKFSAIDRI
- a CDS encoding NADH-dependent [FeFe] hydrogenase, group A6 → MSQKLVNVTVDDIKVQVPEGTTILAAAKSAGVNIPTLCYLNLADFGCVNKTASCRVCVVEVEGRRNLAPSCATPVNEGMIVKTNTIKALNSRKIVLELLLSDHPKDCLVCQKSGECELQDLAHEFGIKEIAYEGKESTYRKDISKSIIRDMDKCIMCRRCETMCNEVQTVGALSGVNRGFDAVVAPAMEMDLNDSVCTYCGQCVAVCPTGALVERDATWDVLSALADPTKTVIVQTAPAVRVALGEEFGYAPGTSVTGKMVSSLRKLGFDRVFDTDFAADLTIMEEASELLDRLTRHLNGDTSVKLPILTSCCPAWVKFFEHNFNDLLDVPSTAKSPMQMFSAVAKNVFAKELNVDRKDLIVVSVMPCLAKKYEAGREEFSKDGDFDTDIVLSTRELARLIKQANINFNILKDEEFDNPLGESTGAGVIFGRTGGVIEAALRTAADWYTGKSLENIDYEAVRGFEGVRSADVKVGDLDLKIGIAHGLGEARKLLEEVREGKSMYHAIEIMACKGGCIGGGGQPYHHGNTSILRKRTEAIKIEDESKAIRKSHENPYIKKLYNEYFKEPMSHQAHELLHTKYFKKHKI
- a CDS encoding OmpA family protein encodes the protein MKKGMKNLSLLLGVAVASQVSSAITVDLKPGVLGYRTITKDEFGEKPNSFEPGASIGLEIMSGKPEDGFRWGLGSEYQTELNGKRGYKAFSSVPVYAVSRIGIGHSSTGNAFYIPVRLGYQFNFEDRDTIKEAKDGFYYAAGVGKQFAPWFNAELLYEGSTYKLTDNNDKNHSGTESQVSLKLGFTFGAGEKRDYPVLPAARPVEPIVVTPEKPAPIGKTMDLTVSGAYFDFDKATVKENAKQEIRGAAQQIKNLNQNNNLTGVLDIAGHTDSKGAKEYNQKLSERRAAAVADVYTQVIGTGNGIRYNVAGYGEDRPVAPNTLPNGKDNPEGRARNRRVEVKFYPDNKIIRENNTNYELDVESQIK
- a CDS encoding adhesion protein FadA, producing MKKIGIILMISSVVASAAAKTTKTTTTAPTATMTFEQRYDAISNQLDALRAKDDQRFQLEQQKADNAQAELDKQVEMRDELQAKYEEAAQLAKISYYKNTYGPVANQYKDLLGKLDSSIKENQKIIDNFEKLSAARDAYAQ